One Bos indicus x Bos taurus breed Angus x Brahman F1 hybrid chromosome 6, Bos_hybrid_MaternalHap_v2.0, whole genome shotgun sequence genomic window carries:
- the ALPK1 gene encoding alpha-protein kinase 1 isoform X1 has translation MNNQKAVATLLQECKQVLDQLLLEASDVSEEDKREDQRCRASLPSELRTLIQEAKEMKWPFVPEKWQYKQAVGPEDKTNLQDVIGASLQQLLASLKASILARDCATAAAIVFLSDRLLYGLDVSGQLLQVAKALHRLQPATPIAPQVVIRQARISMHAGKLLKAEYILSSLISNNGATGTWLYRNESDKVLVQSVCIQIRGQILQKLGMWYEAAELIWASIMGYLTLPQPDKKGISTSLGILADIFVSMSKKDYEKFKSNPDINLGLLKEFDHHLLSAAEACKLAAAFSPYTPLFVLTAMNIRGTCLLSYSSSEDCPPGMKNSYLYEAKEAFEIGLLTKKRDEPVTGRQELHSFLKAAFGLTTVHQRLYGEMETVRTASQLCSEAMGKLYTFSNSSRSQEREAVSQEIMSVITRVKEQLQVQSFSNLDDKSYVPEGFKRGLEKPILHGQVDFPKILEAYSQHHTSVCELFESTCGNNKNKQKGMKTGVCITDLKTETQNTDTVSATEDKAHFEKGRVISSSRMAMNSQEKLRRAGRRNWAGSDAFRVSVDEDVETEAESTDHSNGGGAVLNKSLSDSLSSSSWSQLSGYKSSTSWEEVNYHVDDMSAGRELSKEGHLVDTQCSTALSDEQEVNGASRAEHPLSSELHGLSLQVPRDDRLESSQCQLHKSTPLATFPPHSTTGTSLASGGGWFKGGMQEVENVGSRNTSAHSRPLFCSASWTSDSGWPKNMTTYPSIQEEETFETIDEFQEINGDAKDGDEEEKREEIKGGTGPPFKDSPCWVDPEGKIAERAEDVPVGFHSVVDESRDKSSMVACNSYTPHWLVENPNSGKNGLSVKEQGIDPDASTVDEESPLLGSADVHTTSTRGSPRPCTWKQLHVQGAQIPSSSVSRKTSTPVLSEDCTTTEEANEPGNLLNCSQNSSLSSSWWLKSRAISSGSSEGENPWSFLNSSGSSFVSLPGMTKQAILEARTLQPDDFEKLLAGVRHDWLFQRLEHTGLFKSRQLHGAHSALLLKYSKKSELWTAQETVVYLGDYLHVTKKGRQRNAFWVHHLHQEETLGRYVGKEYKEQKGLWHHFTDVERQMTAQHYVTEFNKRLYEQKIHTQIFYIPSSVLLILEGKTIKGCVSVEPYMLGEFVKLSNNTKVVKTEYKATEYGLAYGHFSYEFSNHRDVVVDLQGWVTGNGKGLIYLTDPQIHSVDQKDVTTNFGKKGIFYFFNNQHVECNEICHRLSLTRPSIEKPNNS, from the exons GCGTCCCTGAAAGCCTCCATCCTCGCCCGGGACTGCGCCACGGCCGCCGCCATCGTGTTCCTGAGCGACCGTCTCCTGTACGGGCTCGACGTCTCGGGCCAGCTGCTGCAGGTCGCCAAAGCGCTGCACAGGCTGCAGCCCGCGACGCCCATCGCCCCGCAGGTGGTCATCCGCCAGGCCCGAATCTCGATGCATGCAG GGAAACTTTTAAAAGCAGAGTATATCCTGAGCAGTCTAATAAGCAACAATGGAGCAACGG GTACCTGGCTATACAGAAATGAAAGCGACAAGGTCCTGGTGCAGTCAGTCTGCATACAGATAAGAGGGCAAATTCTGCAGAAGTTGG GGATGTGGTATGAAGCAGCTGAGTTAATATGGGCCTCAATCATGGGATACCTGACACTTCCTCAGCCAGACAAAAAG GGCATTTCCACATCACTAGGTATATTGGCAGACATCTTCGTCTCCATGAGCAAGAAAGATTATGAAAAGTTTAAAAGCAATCCTGACATTAACCTG GGCTTGCTGAAGGAGTTTGACCATCACTTGCTGTCAGCCGCTGAGGCCTGCAAGCTGGCGGCTGCCTTCAGCCCCTACACGCCCCTGTTCGTGCTCACGGCTATG AATATCCGTGGCACGTGCCTCTTGTCATATAGTAGTTCTGAGGACTGTCCTCCAGGAatgaaaaattcatatttatatgaAGCCAAAGAAGCCTTTGAAATTGGCCTCCTCACCAAGAAACGTGATGAACCAGTTACTGGAAGACAGGAGCTCCATAGTTTTCTTAAAGCTGCTTTTGGTCTCACCACTGTGCACCAAAGACTCTATGGGGAGATGGAGACCGTCCGAACAGCAAGTCAGCTCTGTAGTGAAGCTATGGGAAAGCTGTATACTTTCAGCAATTCCTCCAGAAGTCAGGAGAGAGAAGCTGTCTCTCAGGAAATCATGTCTGTTATCACCCGGGTGAAGGAACAGTTACAAGTTCAAAGCTTCTCAAATTTAGATGACAAGTCTTACGTTCCAGAGGGATTCAAGCGTGGGTTAGAGAAGCCCATCTTACATGGGCAAGTGGATTTCCCAAAAATCCTTGAAGCCTATTCACAGCACCACACTTCAGTTTGTGAACTATTTGAAAGCACTTGTgggaacaacaaaaataaacagaaaggtaTGAAAACAGGAGTCTGTATCACAGATCTAAAGACAGAAACACAAAACACAGATACCGTGAGTGCCACGGAGGACAAAGCACATTTTGAAAAAGGCAGGGTGATATCTTCTTCCCGAATGGCGATGAACAGTCAGGAGAAACTCAGGAGGGCGGGAAGGAGAAACTGGGCCGGTTCTGATGCGTTTCGAGTCTCCGTGGATGAAGATGTGGAGACCGAAGCTGAGTCAACAGACCACAGCAATGGTGGGGGAGCTGTCCTGAACAAGTCTCTGAGTGACAGCCTGAGCTCCAGTTCTTGGAGCCAGTTATCAGGGTACAAATCTTCTACAAGCTGGGAGGAAGTGAATTATCATGTTGATGATATGTCTGCCGGAAGAGAGCTGAGCAAGGAGGGGCATCTTGTGGACACGCAGTGTTCCACTGCTCTGTCAGACGAGCAGGAGGTGAATGGGGCGAGCAGAGCTGAGCACCCACTGTCTTCAGAGCTGCATGGTCTCTCTCTCCAGGTGCCCAGGGATGACAGGTTAGAGTCTTCTCAATGTCAGCTGCACAAGTCCACGCCCTTGGCAACCTTCCCACCTCACAGCACAACAGGCACTTCATTGGCCTCTGGTGGAGGGTGGTTTAAAGGAGGCATGCAGGAAGTTGAAAATGTGGGGTCCAGAAATACTTCTGCTCATTCCAGACCCTTATTTTGTTCTGCTTCTTGGACTTCTGATTCTGGTTGGCCTAAGAACATGACCACATATCCTTCCATCCAAGAAGAAGAAACCTTTGAAACAATTGATGAGTTTCAAGAAATCAACGGAGATGCCAAGGATGGggatgaagaagagaagagagaagaaatcaaaggagGCACAGGTCCTCCATTTAAAGATAGCCCCTGCTGGGTTGACCCAGAAGGAAAAATAGCAGAAAGAGCAGAAGATGTTCCCGTAGGCTTCCACTCAGTCGTGGACGAGTCTCGGGACAAAAGCTCCATGGTAGCATGTAACTCCTACACTCCTCATTGGCTTGTTGAAAACCCTAACTCGGGAAAAAATGGTCTCTCAGTCAAAGAGCAGGGCATTGACCCTGATGCCTCCACGGTGGATGAGGAGAGCCCACTGCTGGGCAGCGCAGATGTTCACACCACGAGCACACGTGGCTCCCCGAGACCGTGCACTTGGAAGCAGCTGCACGTTCAGGGAGCCCAGATCCCCAGTTCCTCAGTAAGCAGAAAGACTTCCACCCCTGTCCTCAGCGAGGACTGCACTACCACGGAGGAAGCAAATGAACCTGGAAACCTGCTAAACTGCAGCCAGAACTCCAGCTTATCCTCATCTTGGTGGCTGAAATCACGGGCAATCTCCAGTGGTTCTTCTGAGGGAGAAAATCCATGGTCTTTTCTGAATTCCAGTGGAAGTTCTTTTGTTTCATTGCCAGGAATGACAAAGCAGGCGATCCTTGAGGCCCGCACCCTGCAGCCTGATGACTTTGAAAAACTCTTGGCAGGGGTGAGGCATGATTGGTTGTTCCAGAGACTGGAGCATACAGGCCTTTTTAAATCCAGACAACTCCACGGAGCACATA GTGCTCTTTTGTTAAAATATTCCAAGAAATCTGAACTGTGGACAGCCCAAGAAACTGTTGTATATTTGGGGGACTACCTACATGTGACAAAGAAAGGCagacaaagaaatgcattttGGGTACATCATCTTCATCAAGAAGAAACTCTGGGCAG ATATGTTGGGAAAGAATATAAGGAGCAAAAGGGGCTCTGGCACCACTTCACTGATGTGGAGAGGCAGATGACCGCACAGCACTACGTGACAGAATTTAACAAGAGACTTTACGAGCAGAAGATTCACACCCAGATATTCTACATACCGTCCTCAGTATTGCTg attttagaaGGCAAGACAATAAAAGGATGTGTCAGTGTGGAACCTTACATGCTAGGGGAATTTGTAAAATTATCAAATAACACAAAAGTGGTGAAAACAGAATACAAAGCCACAGAATACGGCTTGGCGTATGGCCACTTTTCTTATGAATTTTCCAATCATAGAGATGTTGTGGTTGATTTACAAG gttGGGTGACTGGGAATGGAAAAGGGCTCATCTACCTCACAGATCCCCAGATTCACTCTGTTGATCAGAAAGATGTCACTACCAATTTTGGAAAGAAAGgaattttctacttctttaataACCAGCATGTGGAATGTAATGAAATATGCCATCGTCTTTCTTTGACAAGACCTTCGATTGAGAAACCAAACAATTCATAG
- the ALPK1 gene encoding alpha-protein kinase 1 isoform X3: MCQRRTRGRTRDAEASLKASILARDCATAAAIVFLSDRLLYGLDVSGQLLQVAKALHRLQPATPIAPQVVIRQARISMHAGKLLKAEYILSSLISNNGATGTWLYRNESDKVLVQSVCIQIRGQILQKLGMWYEAAELIWASIMGYLTLPQPDKKGISTSLGILADIFVSMSKKDYEKFKSNPDINLGLLKEFDHHLLSAAEACKLAAAFSPYTPLFVLTAMNIRGTCLLSYSSSEDCPPGMKNSYLYEAKEAFEIGLLTKKRDEPVTGRQELHSFLKAAFGLTTVHQRLYGEMETVRTASQLCSEAMGKLYTFSNSSRSQEREAVSQEIMSVITRVKEQLQVQSFSNLDDKSYVPEGFKRGLEKPILHGQVDFPKILEAYSQHHTSVCELFESTCGNNKNKQKGMKTGVCITDLKTETQNTDTVSATEDKAHFEKGRVISSSRMAMNSQEKLRRAGRRNWAGSDAFRVSVDEDVETEAESTDHSNGGGAVLNKSLSDSLSSSSWSQLSGYKSSTSWEEVNYHVDDMSAGRELSKEGHLVDTQCSTALSDEQEVNGASRAEHPLSSELHGLSLQVPRDDRLESSQCQLHKSTPLATFPPHSTTGTSLASGGGWFKGGMQEVENVGSRNTSAHSRPLFCSASWTSDSGWPKNMTTYPSIQEEETFETIDEFQEINGDAKDGDEEEKREEIKGGTGPPFKDSPCWVDPEGKIAERAEDVPVGFHSVVDESRDKSSMVACNSYTPHWLVENPNSGKNGLSVKEQGIDPDASTVDEESPLLGSADVHTTSTRGSPRPCTWKQLHVQGAQIPSSSVSRKTSTPVLSEDCTTTEEANEPGNLLNCSQNSSLSSSWWLKSRAISSGSSEGENPWSFLNSSGSSFVSLPGMTKQAILEARTLQPDDFEKLLAGVRHDWLFQRLEHTGLFKSRQLHGAHSALLLKYSKKSELWTAQETVVYLGDYLHVTKKGRQRNAFWVHHLHQEETLGRYVGKEYKEQKGLWHHFTDVERQMTAQHYVTEFNKRLYEQKIHTQIFYIPSSVLLILEGKTIKGCVSVEPYMLGEFVKLSNNTKVVKTEYKATEYGLAYGHFSYEFSNHRDVVVDLQGWVTGNGKGLIYLTDPQIHSVDQKDVTTNFGKKGIFYFFNNQHVECNEICHRLSLTRPSIEKPNNS; the protein is encoded by the exons GCGTCCCTGAAAGCCTCCATCCTCGCCCGGGACTGCGCCACGGCCGCCGCCATCGTGTTCCTGAGCGACCGTCTCCTGTACGGGCTCGACGTCTCGGGCCAGCTGCTGCAGGTCGCCAAAGCGCTGCACAGGCTGCAGCCCGCGACGCCCATCGCCCCGCAGGTGGTCATCCGCCAGGCCCGAATCTCGATGCATGCAG GGAAACTTTTAAAAGCAGAGTATATCCTGAGCAGTCTAATAAGCAACAATGGAGCAACGG GTACCTGGCTATACAGAAATGAAAGCGACAAGGTCCTGGTGCAGTCAGTCTGCATACAGATAAGAGGGCAAATTCTGCAGAAGTTGG GGATGTGGTATGAAGCAGCTGAGTTAATATGGGCCTCAATCATGGGATACCTGACACTTCCTCAGCCAGACAAAAAG GGCATTTCCACATCACTAGGTATATTGGCAGACATCTTCGTCTCCATGAGCAAGAAAGATTATGAAAAGTTTAAAAGCAATCCTGACATTAACCTG GGCTTGCTGAAGGAGTTTGACCATCACTTGCTGTCAGCCGCTGAGGCCTGCAAGCTGGCGGCTGCCTTCAGCCCCTACACGCCCCTGTTCGTGCTCACGGCTATG AATATCCGTGGCACGTGCCTCTTGTCATATAGTAGTTCTGAGGACTGTCCTCCAGGAatgaaaaattcatatttatatgaAGCCAAAGAAGCCTTTGAAATTGGCCTCCTCACCAAGAAACGTGATGAACCAGTTACTGGAAGACAGGAGCTCCATAGTTTTCTTAAAGCTGCTTTTGGTCTCACCACTGTGCACCAAAGACTCTATGGGGAGATGGAGACCGTCCGAACAGCAAGTCAGCTCTGTAGTGAAGCTATGGGAAAGCTGTATACTTTCAGCAATTCCTCCAGAAGTCAGGAGAGAGAAGCTGTCTCTCAGGAAATCATGTCTGTTATCACCCGGGTGAAGGAACAGTTACAAGTTCAAAGCTTCTCAAATTTAGATGACAAGTCTTACGTTCCAGAGGGATTCAAGCGTGGGTTAGAGAAGCCCATCTTACATGGGCAAGTGGATTTCCCAAAAATCCTTGAAGCCTATTCACAGCACCACACTTCAGTTTGTGAACTATTTGAAAGCACTTGTgggaacaacaaaaataaacagaaaggtaTGAAAACAGGAGTCTGTATCACAGATCTAAAGACAGAAACACAAAACACAGATACCGTGAGTGCCACGGAGGACAAAGCACATTTTGAAAAAGGCAGGGTGATATCTTCTTCCCGAATGGCGATGAACAGTCAGGAGAAACTCAGGAGGGCGGGAAGGAGAAACTGGGCCGGTTCTGATGCGTTTCGAGTCTCCGTGGATGAAGATGTGGAGACCGAAGCTGAGTCAACAGACCACAGCAATGGTGGGGGAGCTGTCCTGAACAAGTCTCTGAGTGACAGCCTGAGCTCCAGTTCTTGGAGCCAGTTATCAGGGTACAAATCTTCTACAAGCTGGGAGGAAGTGAATTATCATGTTGATGATATGTCTGCCGGAAGAGAGCTGAGCAAGGAGGGGCATCTTGTGGACACGCAGTGTTCCACTGCTCTGTCAGACGAGCAGGAGGTGAATGGGGCGAGCAGAGCTGAGCACCCACTGTCTTCAGAGCTGCATGGTCTCTCTCTCCAGGTGCCCAGGGATGACAGGTTAGAGTCTTCTCAATGTCAGCTGCACAAGTCCACGCCCTTGGCAACCTTCCCACCTCACAGCACAACAGGCACTTCATTGGCCTCTGGTGGAGGGTGGTTTAAAGGAGGCATGCAGGAAGTTGAAAATGTGGGGTCCAGAAATACTTCTGCTCATTCCAGACCCTTATTTTGTTCTGCTTCTTGGACTTCTGATTCTGGTTGGCCTAAGAACATGACCACATATCCTTCCATCCAAGAAGAAGAAACCTTTGAAACAATTGATGAGTTTCAAGAAATCAACGGAGATGCCAAGGATGGggatgaagaagagaagagagaagaaatcaaaggagGCACAGGTCCTCCATTTAAAGATAGCCCCTGCTGGGTTGACCCAGAAGGAAAAATAGCAGAAAGAGCAGAAGATGTTCCCGTAGGCTTCCACTCAGTCGTGGACGAGTCTCGGGACAAAAGCTCCATGGTAGCATGTAACTCCTACACTCCTCATTGGCTTGTTGAAAACCCTAACTCGGGAAAAAATGGTCTCTCAGTCAAAGAGCAGGGCATTGACCCTGATGCCTCCACGGTGGATGAGGAGAGCCCACTGCTGGGCAGCGCAGATGTTCACACCACGAGCACACGTGGCTCCCCGAGACCGTGCACTTGGAAGCAGCTGCACGTTCAGGGAGCCCAGATCCCCAGTTCCTCAGTAAGCAGAAAGACTTCCACCCCTGTCCTCAGCGAGGACTGCACTACCACGGAGGAAGCAAATGAACCTGGAAACCTGCTAAACTGCAGCCAGAACTCCAGCTTATCCTCATCTTGGTGGCTGAAATCACGGGCAATCTCCAGTGGTTCTTCTGAGGGAGAAAATCCATGGTCTTTTCTGAATTCCAGTGGAAGTTCTTTTGTTTCATTGCCAGGAATGACAAAGCAGGCGATCCTTGAGGCCCGCACCCTGCAGCCTGATGACTTTGAAAAACTCTTGGCAGGGGTGAGGCATGATTGGTTGTTCCAGAGACTGGAGCATACAGGCCTTTTTAAATCCAGACAACTCCACGGAGCACATA GTGCTCTTTTGTTAAAATATTCCAAGAAATCTGAACTGTGGACAGCCCAAGAAACTGTTGTATATTTGGGGGACTACCTACATGTGACAAAGAAAGGCagacaaagaaatgcattttGGGTACATCATCTTCATCAAGAAGAAACTCTGGGCAG ATATGTTGGGAAAGAATATAAGGAGCAAAAGGGGCTCTGGCACCACTTCACTGATGTGGAGAGGCAGATGACCGCACAGCACTACGTGACAGAATTTAACAAGAGACTTTACGAGCAGAAGATTCACACCCAGATATTCTACATACCGTCCTCAGTATTGCTg attttagaaGGCAAGACAATAAAAGGATGTGTCAGTGTGGAACCTTACATGCTAGGGGAATTTGTAAAATTATCAAATAACACAAAAGTGGTGAAAACAGAATACAAAGCCACAGAATACGGCTTGGCGTATGGCCACTTTTCTTATGAATTTTCCAATCATAGAGATGTTGTGGTTGATTTACAAG gttGGGTGACTGGGAATGGAAAAGGGCTCATCTACCTCACAGATCCCCAGATTCACTCTGTTGATCAGAAAGATGTCACTACCAATTTTGGAAAGAAAGgaattttctacttctttaataACCAGCATGTGGAATGTAATGAAATATGCCATCGTCTTTCTTTGACAAGACCTTCGATTGAGAAACCAAACAATTCATAG
- the ALPK1 gene encoding alpha-protein kinase 1 isoform X2 yields MNNQKAVATLLQECKQVLDQLLLEASDVSEEDKREDQRCRASLPSELRTLIQEAKEMKWPFVPEKWQYKQAVGPEDKTNLQDVIGASLQQLLASLKASILARDCATAAAIVFLSDRLLYGLDVSGQLLQVAKALHRLQPATPIAPQVVIRQARISMHAGKLLKAEYILSSLISNNGATGMWYEAAELIWASIMGYLTLPQPDKKGISTSLGILADIFVSMSKKDYEKFKSNPDINLGLLKEFDHHLLSAAEACKLAAAFSPYTPLFVLTAMNIRGTCLLSYSSSEDCPPGMKNSYLYEAKEAFEIGLLTKKRDEPVTGRQELHSFLKAAFGLTTVHQRLYGEMETVRTASQLCSEAMGKLYTFSNSSRSQEREAVSQEIMSVITRVKEQLQVQSFSNLDDKSYVPEGFKRGLEKPILHGQVDFPKILEAYSQHHTSVCELFESTCGNNKNKQKGMKTGVCITDLKTETQNTDTVSATEDKAHFEKGRVISSSRMAMNSQEKLRRAGRRNWAGSDAFRVSVDEDVETEAESTDHSNGGGAVLNKSLSDSLSSSSWSQLSGYKSSTSWEEVNYHVDDMSAGRELSKEGHLVDTQCSTALSDEQEVNGASRAEHPLSSELHGLSLQVPRDDRLESSQCQLHKSTPLATFPPHSTTGTSLASGGGWFKGGMQEVENVGSRNTSAHSRPLFCSASWTSDSGWPKNMTTYPSIQEEETFETIDEFQEINGDAKDGDEEEKREEIKGGTGPPFKDSPCWVDPEGKIAERAEDVPVGFHSVVDESRDKSSMVACNSYTPHWLVENPNSGKNGLSVKEQGIDPDASTVDEESPLLGSADVHTTSTRGSPRPCTWKQLHVQGAQIPSSSVSRKTSTPVLSEDCTTTEEANEPGNLLNCSQNSSLSSSWWLKSRAISSGSSEGENPWSFLNSSGSSFVSLPGMTKQAILEARTLQPDDFEKLLAGVRHDWLFQRLEHTGLFKSRQLHGAHSALLLKYSKKSELWTAQETVVYLGDYLHVTKKGRQRNAFWVHHLHQEETLGRYVGKEYKEQKGLWHHFTDVERQMTAQHYVTEFNKRLYEQKIHTQIFYIPSSVLLILEGKTIKGCVSVEPYMLGEFVKLSNNTKVVKTEYKATEYGLAYGHFSYEFSNHRDVVVDLQGWVTGNGKGLIYLTDPQIHSVDQKDVTTNFGKKGIFYFFNNQHVECNEICHRLSLTRPSIEKPNNS; encoded by the exons GCGTCCCTGAAAGCCTCCATCCTCGCCCGGGACTGCGCCACGGCCGCCGCCATCGTGTTCCTGAGCGACCGTCTCCTGTACGGGCTCGACGTCTCGGGCCAGCTGCTGCAGGTCGCCAAAGCGCTGCACAGGCTGCAGCCCGCGACGCCCATCGCCCCGCAGGTGGTCATCCGCCAGGCCCGAATCTCGATGCATGCAG GGAAACTTTTAAAAGCAGAGTATATCCTGAGCAGTCTAATAAGCAACAATGGAGCAACGG GGATGTGGTATGAAGCAGCTGAGTTAATATGGGCCTCAATCATGGGATACCTGACACTTCCTCAGCCAGACAAAAAG GGCATTTCCACATCACTAGGTATATTGGCAGACATCTTCGTCTCCATGAGCAAGAAAGATTATGAAAAGTTTAAAAGCAATCCTGACATTAACCTG GGCTTGCTGAAGGAGTTTGACCATCACTTGCTGTCAGCCGCTGAGGCCTGCAAGCTGGCGGCTGCCTTCAGCCCCTACACGCCCCTGTTCGTGCTCACGGCTATG AATATCCGTGGCACGTGCCTCTTGTCATATAGTAGTTCTGAGGACTGTCCTCCAGGAatgaaaaattcatatttatatgaAGCCAAAGAAGCCTTTGAAATTGGCCTCCTCACCAAGAAACGTGATGAACCAGTTACTGGAAGACAGGAGCTCCATAGTTTTCTTAAAGCTGCTTTTGGTCTCACCACTGTGCACCAAAGACTCTATGGGGAGATGGAGACCGTCCGAACAGCAAGTCAGCTCTGTAGTGAAGCTATGGGAAAGCTGTATACTTTCAGCAATTCCTCCAGAAGTCAGGAGAGAGAAGCTGTCTCTCAGGAAATCATGTCTGTTATCACCCGGGTGAAGGAACAGTTACAAGTTCAAAGCTTCTCAAATTTAGATGACAAGTCTTACGTTCCAGAGGGATTCAAGCGTGGGTTAGAGAAGCCCATCTTACATGGGCAAGTGGATTTCCCAAAAATCCTTGAAGCCTATTCACAGCACCACACTTCAGTTTGTGAACTATTTGAAAGCACTTGTgggaacaacaaaaataaacagaaaggtaTGAAAACAGGAGTCTGTATCACAGATCTAAAGACAGAAACACAAAACACAGATACCGTGAGTGCCACGGAGGACAAAGCACATTTTGAAAAAGGCAGGGTGATATCTTCTTCCCGAATGGCGATGAACAGTCAGGAGAAACTCAGGAGGGCGGGAAGGAGAAACTGGGCCGGTTCTGATGCGTTTCGAGTCTCCGTGGATGAAGATGTGGAGACCGAAGCTGAGTCAACAGACCACAGCAATGGTGGGGGAGCTGTCCTGAACAAGTCTCTGAGTGACAGCCTGAGCTCCAGTTCTTGGAGCCAGTTATCAGGGTACAAATCTTCTACAAGCTGGGAGGAAGTGAATTATCATGTTGATGATATGTCTGCCGGAAGAGAGCTGAGCAAGGAGGGGCATCTTGTGGACACGCAGTGTTCCACTGCTCTGTCAGACGAGCAGGAGGTGAATGGGGCGAGCAGAGCTGAGCACCCACTGTCTTCAGAGCTGCATGGTCTCTCTCTCCAGGTGCCCAGGGATGACAGGTTAGAGTCTTCTCAATGTCAGCTGCACAAGTCCACGCCCTTGGCAACCTTCCCACCTCACAGCACAACAGGCACTTCATTGGCCTCTGGTGGAGGGTGGTTTAAAGGAGGCATGCAGGAAGTTGAAAATGTGGGGTCCAGAAATACTTCTGCTCATTCCAGACCCTTATTTTGTTCTGCTTCTTGGACTTCTGATTCTGGTTGGCCTAAGAACATGACCACATATCCTTCCATCCAAGAAGAAGAAACCTTTGAAACAATTGATGAGTTTCAAGAAATCAACGGAGATGCCAAGGATGGggatgaagaagagaagagagaagaaatcaaaggagGCACAGGTCCTCCATTTAAAGATAGCCCCTGCTGGGTTGACCCAGAAGGAAAAATAGCAGAAAGAGCAGAAGATGTTCCCGTAGGCTTCCACTCAGTCGTGGACGAGTCTCGGGACAAAAGCTCCATGGTAGCATGTAACTCCTACACTCCTCATTGGCTTGTTGAAAACCCTAACTCGGGAAAAAATGGTCTCTCAGTCAAAGAGCAGGGCATTGACCCTGATGCCTCCACGGTGGATGAGGAGAGCCCACTGCTGGGCAGCGCAGATGTTCACACCACGAGCACACGTGGCTCCCCGAGACCGTGCACTTGGAAGCAGCTGCACGTTCAGGGAGCCCAGATCCCCAGTTCCTCAGTAAGCAGAAAGACTTCCACCCCTGTCCTCAGCGAGGACTGCACTACCACGGAGGAAGCAAATGAACCTGGAAACCTGCTAAACTGCAGCCAGAACTCCAGCTTATCCTCATCTTGGTGGCTGAAATCACGGGCAATCTCCAGTGGTTCTTCTGAGGGAGAAAATCCATGGTCTTTTCTGAATTCCAGTGGAAGTTCTTTTGTTTCATTGCCAGGAATGACAAAGCAGGCGATCCTTGAGGCCCGCACCCTGCAGCCTGATGACTTTGAAAAACTCTTGGCAGGGGTGAGGCATGATTGGTTGTTCCAGAGACTGGAGCATACAGGCCTTTTTAAATCCAGACAACTCCACGGAGCACATA GTGCTCTTTTGTTAAAATATTCCAAGAAATCTGAACTGTGGACAGCCCAAGAAACTGTTGTATATTTGGGGGACTACCTACATGTGACAAAGAAAGGCagacaaagaaatgcattttGGGTACATCATCTTCATCAAGAAGAAACTCTGGGCAG ATATGTTGGGAAAGAATATAAGGAGCAAAAGGGGCTCTGGCACCACTTCACTGATGTGGAGAGGCAGATGACCGCACAGCACTACGTGACAGAATTTAACAAGAGACTTTACGAGCAGAAGATTCACACCCAGATATTCTACATACCGTCCTCAGTATTGCTg attttagaaGGCAAGACAATAAAAGGATGTGTCAGTGTGGAACCTTACATGCTAGGGGAATTTGTAAAATTATCAAATAACACAAAAGTGGTGAAAACAGAATACAAAGCCACAGAATACGGCTTGGCGTATGGCCACTTTTCTTATGAATTTTCCAATCATAGAGATGTTGTGGTTGATTTACAAG gttGGGTGACTGGGAATGGAAAAGGGCTCATCTACCTCACAGATCCCCAGATTCACTCTGTTGATCAGAAAGATGTCACTACCAATTTTGGAAAGAAAGgaattttctacttctttaataACCAGCATGTGGAATGTAATGAAATATGCCATCGTCTTTCTTTGACAAGACCTTCGATTGAGAAACCAAACAATTCATAG